Proteins encoded in a region of the Mucilaginibacter sabulilitoris genome:
- the hutU gene encoding urocanate hydratase — protein sequence MTSSEFIKTYASHPLYKAPRGIQLHAKSWQTEAPLRMLLNNLDGQVAENPDELVVYGGIGQAARNPESLRKIIELLLELDEYHSLLIQSGKPVGVIRSHPEAPRVLIANSNLVPAWANWEHFNELRAKGLMMYGQMTAGSWIYIGTQGILQGTYETFVECGNQHFNGDLTGKLIISAGLGGMGGAQPLAATMAGGVFLGADVDATRIQKRVDTQYIDRMTHSYDEAIAWVKEAIAKKQTLSVGLVSDAGDLLEHLLKDNIIPDILTDQTSAHDPLNGYIPNGLSLAQAAELRKKDAVEYKRLSLKSMARHVGLMLQLQNKGAVTFDYGNNLREFAKQGGEPDAFNFPGFTPAYIRPLFCEGKGPFRWVALSGDPEDIYTTDKALMELFPEDKPLIKWLKNAQEKISFQGLPARICWLGLGEREKAGLLFNELVKTGKVKGPIVIGRDHLDCGSVASPNRETEAMKDGSDAVSDWPLLNLMANAAGGATWISFHHGGGVGMGYSQHAGMVVLADGTERAATCLKRVLHNDPAMGIFRHADAGYDKAQEWADKFGLKVW from the coding sequence ATGACGAGTTCGGAATTTATTAAAACCTACGCCAGTCACCCGTTGTATAAAGCGCCGCGCGGCATACAGCTGCATGCCAAAAGCTGGCAAACAGAAGCGCCGCTACGCATGCTGCTCAACAATCTTGACGGCCAGGTTGCCGAAAACCCCGACGAACTCGTAGTGTACGGCGGCATCGGCCAGGCAGCCCGCAACCCGGAATCGCTTCGGAAAATTATTGAACTGCTGCTGGAGCTCGATGAATATCATTCACTGCTGATCCAGTCGGGAAAGCCGGTGGGTGTAATCCGAAGTCACCCGGAGGCACCGCGCGTATTAATAGCCAACAGCAACCTGGTACCGGCCTGGGCTAACTGGGAGCATTTTAACGAACTGCGTGCCAAAGGGCTGATGATGTATGGCCAGATGACGGCAGGCAGCTGGATATACATCGGTACACAGGGCATTTTACAGGGCACTTACGAAACCTTTGTGGAATGCGGCAACCAGCATTTTAATGGAGATTTAACCGGCAAGCTCATAATAAGTGCCGGTTTAGGCGGAATGGGTGGCGCTCAGCCACTGGCCGCAACCATGGCAGGCGGCGTTTTTTTAGGTGCTGATGTTGATGCCACTCGCATTCAAAAACGAGTGGATACACAATACATCGACAGGATGACCCACTCTTACGACGAGGCGATTGCCTGGGTAAAGGAAGCTATCGCCAAAAAACAAACACTGTCGGTTGGCCTCGTAAGCGATGCCGGCGATTTGCTGGAGCATTTGCTAAAAGACAATATTATCCCTGATATATTAACTGACCAAACATCGGCACACGACCCGCTAAATGGGTATATCCCTAATGGTTTATCATTGGCCCAGGCAGCAGAACTCCGTAAAAAGGATGCGGTTGAGTATAAAAGGTTATCGCTCAAAAGCATGGCCCGGCATGTGGGCCTGATGTTGCAGCTGCAAAACAAGGGGGCCGTTACTTTTGACTACGGCAACAACCTGCGCGAGTTTGCCAAACAAGGTGGCGAACCCGATGCGTTCAACTTCCCGGGATTTACACCAGCCTATATCCGTCCGCTTTTTTGCGAAGGTAAAGGACCGTTCAGGTGGGTGGCCCTATCCGGCGATCCGGAAGATATTTATACGACAGACAAGGCGCTGATGGAACTGTTTCCGGAAGATAAACCCCTGATCAAATGGCTGAAAAATGCGCAGGAAAAAATTTCCTTTCAGGGATTGCCCGCACGTATCTGCTGGCTGGGCCTGGGCGAGAGGGAAAAAGCCGGGTTATTGTTTAACGAACTGGTAAAAACAGGCAAAGTAAAAGGCCCGATAGTGATCGGTCGCGATCATTTAGATTGCGGCTCGGTAGCATCACCAAACCGCGAAACGGAAGCGATGAAGGATGGCTCGGACGCGGTATCCGACTGGCCGTTGCTCAACCTCATGGCCAACGCGGCGGGCGGAGCCACGTGGATCTCGTTCCATCATGGAGGTGGGGTAGGCATGGGCTATTCGCAGCACGCGGGCATGGTGGTATTGGCCGATGGTACCGAAAGAGCGGCCACCTGCCTCAAACGTGTTTTACATAACGATCCCGCGATGGGTATCTTCCGCCATGCCGACGCCGGTTACGACAAGGCACAAGAATGGGCTGATAAATTTGGGTTGAAGGTGTGGTAG
- a CDS encoding GDSL-type esterase/lipase family protein: MKLKLLLIFIGCAFAAHVFAQQGFPFENEIKAFKHQDSLNFPKPNGILFIGSSSIRLWSDLEQRFPDKPIIKRGVGGCLLQQVVEYYTPYILFPYHPRKIFIYAGDNDISAGRSAVYVSNEFGKLWTMIHEQLPQAEIYFLSIKPSPVRAKYYGTVAKANELIKAWMQNKPQSHFVDLVTVTNKPGTSLPDSSLFKKDYLHLNPKGYDKWQSVLQPLVN; this comes from the coding sequence ATGAAACTAAAACTGCTTTTAATTTTTATTGGTTGCGCTTTTGCAGCACATGTATTTGCCCAGCAAGGTTTTCCGTTTGAAAACGAGATAAAGGCTTTTAAGCACCAGGACAGCTTAAACTTTCCAAAACCAAACGGTATACTGTTTATTGGAAGTTCCTCCATCCGTTTATGGAGCGATCTGGAGCAGCGGTTTCCCGATAAGCCTATTATTAAACGTGGGGTTGGCGGCTGCCTGTTGCAACAAGTGGTTGAATATTACACACCTTATATTCTTTTTCCGTATCATCCGCGTAAAATATTTATCTACGCCGGCGACAATGATATATCCGCTGGCAGGTCGGCCGTCTATGTATCTAATGAATTTGGTAAACTGTGGACAATGATTCATGAGCAGTTACCCCAGGCCGAGATCTACTTCCTGTCTATAAAACCAAGCCCGGTAAGGGCCAAATATTACGGAACCGTTGCAAAGGCCAATGAACTTATTAAAGCCTGGATGCAAAATAAACCTCAAAGTCATTTTGTTGACCTGGTTACCGTTACCAATAAACCCGGCACATCGCTGCCCGATTCTTCGTTGTTTAAAAAAGATTACCTGCACCTCAACCCTAAAGGGTATGATAAATGGCAATCCGTATTGCAGCCATTGGTAAACTAA
- a CDS encoding IS110 family RNA-guided transposase has translation MEKMHFHAAGIDIGARKLFVGLESQPVRSFETFTSDLVSLKHYLLEHKVSTVAMEATGVYWYVLYDILLDAGLDVWLVDGRQTRQLPGRKTDVKDCQWIQQLHSYGLLNRCYVSEGHIKELRSYQRLREDHLRSAAMHVQHMQKALIEMNIRLPEVLSQVHGVSGMALIDAILQGERDPDKLFSLCHKKIRENKGEELLKALQGHYTAQGLFALGQAYKGYGFYQGQIQECDSQIDRVLQRINRDKSLPPGISGGKRKAIRHNQPNIDNLGDHLLKIFDGKDATKLPGITDYNWLQLYTEVGSDLSRWPSEKHFTSWLGLSPGHDRSGKKNKSKSKGKPTVGQIFKQMAHGLLNSKYIGWGSFARRLRGRKGPAIAIKATARKLAAQYWRLIVKGADFVEKGLHSYENILKEQKQRRLERLALELNMKLVPA, from the coding sequence ATGGAAAAGATGCATTTTCATGCAGCGGGCATAGATATAGGCGCCCGTAAGCTATTCGTGGGGCTTGAAAGTCAGCCGGTTCGTTCGTTTGAAACTTTCACCAGTGATCTGGTATCACTTAAGCATTATTTATTGGAGCATAAAGTAAGTACGGTAGCCATGGAAGCGACAGGAGTTTACTGGTATGTGCTTTATGATATTCTTTTGGATGCGGGATTAGATGTGTGGCTTGTTGACGGTCGGCAGACACGGCAGTTACCAGGCAGAAAAACAGATGTAAAGGATTGCCAGTGGATACAGCAGTTGCATAGCTATGGTTTACTGAACCGCTGTTATGTTTCAGAGGGGCATATCAAAGAATTGCGTAGTTATCAGCGTCTTCGGGAGGATCACCTTCGGAGTGCGGCCATGCATGTTCAACACATGCAGAAGGCACTGATAGAAATGAATATCCGTTTGCCGGAGGTATTAAGCCAGGTCCATGGAGTAAGCGGCATGGCGTTGATCGATGCGATACTGCAGGGTGAGCGTGATCCTGATAAGTTGTTTTCACTGTGCCATAAAAAGATCAGGGAGAATAAAGGAGAAGAACTATTGAAGGCCTTGCAGGGCCATTATACAGCCCAGGGGCTTTTTGCCTTGGGTCAGGCCTATAAGGGCTATGGTTTTTATCAGGGTCAGATACAGGAATGCGACAGTCAGATTGATCGTGTTTTACAGCGGATCAACAGGGACAAGAGCCTACCGCCGGGAATAAGCGGCGGGAAACGCAAAGCGATCCGTCACAACCAACCTAATATCGATAATCTGGGGGATCACTTGTTGAAGATATTTGATGGTAAAGACGCGACCAAACTCCCGGGTATTACAGATTACAACTGGTTACAGTTATACACAGAGGTAGGTTCGGATCTTAGCCGATGGCCAAGTGAAAAACATTTCACCAGTTGGCTTGGTTTATCGCCGGGGCATGACCGTTCAGGAAAGAAAAACAAAAGTAAAAGCAAGGGTAAGCCGACCGTTGGGCAAATATTCAAACAGATGGCCCATGGATTATTGAACAGCAAGTATATCGGCTGGGGTTCATTTGCAAGAAGATTAAGGGGTAGAAAAGGCCCCGCGATAGCTATTAAAGCTACAGCCAGAAAACTGGCTGCTCAATACTGGCGTTTAATCGTAAAAGGCGCCGACTTTGTAGAGAAGGGCCTTCACTCGTATGAGAACATTCTTAAAGAACAGAAACAAAGGCGATTAGAAAGACTCGCCCTTGAATTAAATATGAAACTTGTGCCTGCTTAA
- a CDS encoding YdeI/OmpD-associated family protein, which yields MVEFDTIILQFGEQGEKTGWTYIEIPADVAQQMKPGNKKSFRVKGKLDALAVAGMALMPIGGGNFIMALKREICKALRKHRGAMLHVCLEPDDDFKYIIPADLLECFEFEPEAGEFFHSLSESHRGYFIKWIDSAKADQTRANRIAATINAMLRRMDYGMMLREQKKARE from the coding sequence ATGGTTGAATTTGATACCATTATTTTACAATTTGGCGAACAGGGCGAAAAAACGGGCTGGACCTATATCGAAATTCCGGCCGATGTAGCGCAGCAGATGAAACCCGGTAATAAGAAGTCGTTCAGGGTAAAAGGAAAGCTGGATGCGCTGGCTGTTGCCGGAATGGCCCTGATGCCCATAGGCGGGGGTAATTTTATTATGGCACTAAAAAGGGAGATCTGCAAGGCCCTGCGCAAACACCGTGGCGCCATGCTGCACGTATGTTTAGAACCCGATGACGATTTTAAATACATTATACCTGCCGATCTCCTGGAATGTTTTGAATTTGAACCTGAAGCCGGCGAGTTTTTCCACAGCCTTAGCGAAAGCCACCGTGGTTACTTTATAAAATGGATTGACAGCGCCAAAGCCGATCAAACCCGTGCCAACCGCATAGCAGCCACCATAAACGCCATGCTACGCAGAATGGATTATGGAATGATGTTAAGGGAGCAGAAGAAGGCAAGGGAATAG
- the hutI gene encoding imidazolonepropionase produces the protein MKKLIGPFTQILPLTELSLKGALKDEQLHIIPQGGVLVEDGLIAAVGDFEQLRSANPSAQIEEITGDHVVLPGFVDCHTHICFAGSRAKDYALRTAGKTYLEIAKAGGGIWDSVTQTRAADEATLTELLLKRIQRHLAEGVTTIEIKSGYGLSIDAELKQLKAIKAAADKTHTTLIPTCLAAHMLPKDFNGMHQEYLNHILQNLLPVIKQQRLANRVDIFVEESAFNTSDALNYLAKAKQMGFEVTVHADQFTTGGSETAIKARAVSADHLEASTDYEINMLAKSDTVAVTLSGASLGLGMVYAPARKLLDAGACLAIASDWNPGSAPMGDLLMQAAVMAASEKLCAAEVFAGLTFRAASALKLNDRGILTKGKLADMQAYPCDDYREILYQQGKLKPDKVWTTADLLRLL, from the coding sequence ATGAAAAAACTGATAGGTCCGTTCACACAAATACTGCCGCTTACAGAACTCTCGTTAAAGGGCGCTTTGAAGGATGAACAATTACATATCATCCCGCAGGGAGGGGTATTGGTTGAGGACGGACTGATTGCCGCTGTGGGGGATTTTGAGCAACTAAGATCAGCAAACCCATCGGCCCAAATAGAAGAAATAACCGGTGATCATGTAGTGTTGCCTGGCTTTGTCGACTGCCATACCCACATCTGTTTCGCAGGCAGCCGGGCAAAGGATTATGCGCTGCGTACTGCGGGTAAAACCTACCTGGAAATCGCCAAAGCCGGCGGCGGTATCTGGGATTCGGTTACCCAAACCCGTGCTGCTGATGAGGCCACGCTAACAGAGCTGCTATTAAAACGCATACAACGTCATTTGGCCGAAGGGGTAACTACTATCGAAATTAAAAGTGGCTACGGGTTAAGCATTGATGCTGAACTAAAACAGCTAAAGGCCATCAAAGCAGCGGCAGATAAAACCCATACCACTCTCATCCCCACCTGCCTTGCCGCACACATGCTGCCTAAAGATTTTAATGGTATGCACCAGGAATATCTGAACCATATTTTACAAAATTTGCTGCCGGTTATTAAACAACAGCGCCTTGCAAACCGTGTGGATATATTTGTTGAAGAGAGCGCTTTCAATACGAGTGATGCCTTAAATTACCTCGCCAAAGCCAAACAGATGGGTTTTGAGGTAACGGTTCATGCCGATCAATTCACTACAGGGGGCAGCGAAACGGCTATCAAAGCAAGGGCTGTTTCTGCCGATCACCTGGAGGCCAGTACCGATTATGAAATAAATATGCTGGCAAAATCAGACACAGTTGCTGTAACTTTATCCGGTGCGTCGTTGGGTTTGGGCATGGTTTACGCGCCTGCCCGTAAATTGCTGGATGCCGGAGCCTGCCTCGCCATTGCCAGCGACTGGAACCCCGGCTCGGCCCCGATGGGCGATTTATTGATGCAGGCCGCAGTAATGGCTGCATCCGAAAAGCTGTGCGCTGCTGAGGTATTTGCAGGTTTAACCTTCAGGGCCGCATCGGCACTAAAACTAAATGACCGCGGTATCCTGACCAAAGGTAAACTTGCAGATATGCAGGCCTACCCATGCGATGATTACCGCGAAATATTATACCAGCAAGGGAAACTGAAGCCGGATAAGGTGTGGACGACCGCTGATTTATTAAGATTATTATGA
- a CDS encoding IS1182 family transposase, with translation MGGKVVFKEYDPDQLTFLPYKLEELVPAGHPVRIVKQVVDAVDVKPLNRKYKGGGASSFHPRLMLKLLVYGYLTNTYSSRKLEDQAAQNVHFMWLLGMKKPDHNTINRFRSEKLSGVLKQIFSQIVLLLQQEGIVSLKEAVFTDGTKIESVANKYTFVWGKSIKNSKEKMKAQLDELWGYAQSIAAEELKDTAPLEYSEINPEKVKETISKINAALEDKEDVAGKVKQKLNYAKKHWPENLAKYDEQEKLLAGRNSMSKTDPDATFMRMKEDHMLNGQLKPAYNLQISTQEQFILNYTLHQTPTDYQTLPSHIEQYESLYKEQPKAVVADAGYGSDENYGVLQQKGIEAYIKYNTFDKEQKEGIKAFSNDSLHYNEADNYLTCPMGQRMHHVGDGQRITSSGFLQLISRYQAQNCEGCPMRGVCHQNPGNRIVEINHSLRKHKQAATERLNTEQGIKYRKRRPADVEPVFAQLKHNHGFRRFLLKGMSKTEVEIGLLSIAHNLRKWKA, from the coding sequence ATGGGAGGCAAGGTAGTCTTTAAGGAATATGATCCGGACCAGTTAACGTTTTTACCGTATAAACTGGAAGAATTGGTACCGGCGGGTCATCCGGTACGGATAGTTAAACAGGTGGTTGACGCGGTCGATGTCAAGCCACTCAACCGGAAGTACAAAGGCGGCGGCGCGTCGAGTTTTCATCCCCGGCTGATGCTGAAACTGCTGGTTTATGGTTATCTGACCAATACGTATTCATCACGTAAACTGGAAGACCAGGCGGCACAGAACGTTCACTTCATGTGGTTATTGGGCATGAAAAAGCCCGACCACAATACCATCAACCGTTTTCGCAGTGAAAAGCTATCAGGGGTACTAAAGCAGATATTCTCACAGATCGTTCTTTTATTACAACAGGAAGGAATTGTATCATTGAAGGAGGCCGTTTTCACTGATGGCACCAAGATCGAATCGGTGGCGAACAAGTACACTTTTGTATGGGGTAAAAGCATAAAGAACAGTAAAGAGAAGATGAAAGCCCAGCTTGATGAGTTATGGGGCTATGCGCAAAGTATTGCTGCTGAAGAACTCAAAGACACCGCACCGCTGGAATACAGCGAGATCAACCCTGAGAAAGTGAAAGAAACGATCTCAAAGATCAACGCGGCATTGGAGGATAAGGAAGACGTGGCGGGGAAAGTAAAACAAAAGCTGAACTATGCAAAAAAGCATTGGCCGGAGAACCTGGCCAAATATGATGAACAGGAAAAGTTATTGGCTGGGCGTAACAGTATGTCAAAGACGGACCCGGATGCCACGTTCATGCGGATGAAAGAAGACCATATGCTGAATGGGCAACTCAAGCCTGCTTATAACCTGCAGATCTCCACCCAAGAGCAGTTCATTCTCAATTACACGCTGCACCAGACCCCGACCGATTACCAAACGCTACCATCACATATCGAACAGTACGAATCCCTTTATAAAGAACAGCCAAAAGCCGTCGTTGCCGATGCAGGTTACGGCTCGGACGAGAACTATGGTGTGCTGCAGCAAAAAGGTATTGAAGCTTATATCAAATACAATACGTTCGACAAGGAACAAAAAGAAGGTATCAAAGCATTCAGTAACGATAGTCTGCATTATAACGAAGCGGATAACTATCTAACCTGCCCGATGGGCCAGCGCATGCACCATGTTGGCGACGGTCAGCGGATAACTTCTTCAGGTTTTCTGCAGTTGATCAGCCGCTATCAGGCGCAGAACTGTGAAGGCTGTCCGATGCGGGGCGTATGCCACCAAAACCCCGGCAACCGGATCGTCGAGATCAACCACAGTCTGAGAAAACATAAACAGGCAGCGACGGAAAGATTGAATACAGAACAGGGCATCAAATACCGAAAACGAAGACCCGCCGATGTGGAACCGGTATTCGCACAACTGAAGCACAATCATGGTTTCAGACGATTCCTGTTGAAAGGAATGTCCAAAACAGAGGTAGAAATAGGGTTATTATCCATCGCTCATAACCTCAGAAAATGGAAAGCCTGA
- a CDS encoding nuclear transport factor 2 family protein: MKTLKLIISGIALLIVCNTAKADIYEDGENLTRTYAINTYVDAVTRGKLQGLNDVVDQNAKFSLLSGKKILSYTRDQVFESLRLIKNIEEDCTTSTSIMESNNDIAVVKVDMQFDKFVRSNYVTIANTGKGWKITNVYSVFKQL; this comes from the coding sequence ATGAAAACATTAAAATTAATAATATCCGGCATTGCTTTGCTGATAGTATGTAATACCGCAAAAGCAGACATCTATGAAGATGGTGAAAATTTAACAAGAACCTACGCTATTAATACCTATGTTGATGCCGTGACCCGCGGTAAGCTGCAGGGATTAAATGATGTGGTAGATCAAAATGCAAAATTCAGTTTGCTAAGCGGCAAAAAAATCCTGAGCTATACCAGAGATCAGGTATTTGAATCATTAAGACTCATTAAAAATATTGAGGAAGATTGTACCACCAGCACATCAATTATGGAAAGCAACAATGATATAGCCGTTGTAAAGGTTGACATGCAATTTGATAAGTTTGTACGCAGTAACTATGTAACCATTGCCAACACTGGCAAAGGTTGGAAAATCACTAATGTTTACAGTGTTTTTAAACAGCTTTAG
- a CDS encoding cytidine deaminase — MINHEIKIAFDEYDSLKDLDTADYDLCLEAANALKNSHSPYSKFRVGAALRLQSGKIIYGSNQENVAYPSGLCAERVALFYWGANHPDDPVEAMAITAQTDEFMLTKPVTSCGSCLQVLAEVEKKQNSPIKILLYAGGGPVWVIKGIENQLPFLFFEERLIT, encoded by the coding sequence ATGATTAACCATGAGATAAAAATTGCTTTTGACGAATATGATTCGCTGAAAGATCTGGACACCGCCGATTATGATCTGTGCCTGGAGGCGGCCAACGCTTTAAAAAATTCCCATTCACCATATTCAAAATTCAGGGTAGGTGCCGCCCTGCGGCTGCAAAGCGGTAAAATCATCTACGGCAGTAACCAGGAAAATGTGGCTTATCCGTCGGGGCTTTGTGCAGAGCGGGTAGCCTTGTTTTACTGGGGCGCCAACCACCCCGATGATCCTGTTGAAGCTATGGCCATAACCGCTCAAACAGACGAGTTTATGCTTACCAAACCGGTTACCTCCTGCGGTTCATGTTTGCAGGTACTGGCCGAAGTTGAAAAAAAACAAAACAGCCCTATCAAGATCTTGTTATATGCGGGGGGCGGTCCTGTATGGGTGATAAAAGGCATTGAAAATCAGCTCCCTTTTTTATTTTTTGAAGAACGATTAATTACTTAA
- a CDS encoding nuclear transport factor 2 family protein, giving the protein MKTLKSIVLGLALLIVCGVAKANIYTDGENLTQDYAISTYIDAMTHGKLKGLNEVLDSDVKFSMLRGKTVLNFTRNEMLESLNASKNVEQECTTTTSVVESNEAMAVIKVDMQFQGFLRSNMVTVTNTGKGWKITNVYSIFK; this is encoded by the coding sequence ATGAAAACTTTAAAATCAATAGTACTCGGCTTAGCTTTATTAATAGTTTGCGGCGTTGCCAAAGCTAACATATATACCGACGGAGAAAACTTAACCCAGGATTACGCTATCAGCACTTATATTGACGCCATGACCCATGGCAAATTAAAAGGGCTGAATGAGGTGTTAGACTCAGATGTTAAATTCAGTATGTTACGTGGCAAAACAGTGTTGAACTTTACCAGAAATGAAATGCTGGAATCGTTAAATGCCTCTAAAAATGTAGAACAGGAATGCACCACCACCACATCGGTTGTTGAAAGCAATGAAGCAATGGCTGTTATAAAAGTTGATATGCAATTTCAAGGCTTTTTACGCTCCAATATGGTAACTGTTACCAATACCGGTAAAGGCTGGAAAATAACCAACGTTTACAGCATTTTTAAATAA
- a CDS encoding MarR family winged helix-turn-helix transcriptional regulator gives MNLYKRLGYLVLGSRLRRISESFLSEINRAYQQEGIEFEASWFPVFYLLSQHNTLSIKELSEQIEISHPAASQLITNLKQKSLLTTTTNAKDGRKQQVTFTDKGRELLTRIKPVWEAVDTSMNEMMNSELGCKELLPAITALESALQTYPLANRISRNISKQSNLARHE, from the coding sequence ATGAATTTATACAAGCGTTTAGGATACCTGGTTTTGGGCAGTCGGTTAAGGCGCATCAGCGAGTCTTTTTTGTCCGAGATTAACCGTGCTTATCAGCAGGAGGGTATCGAGTTTGAAGCCAGCTGGTTCCCGGTTTTTTATTTGTTGTCGCAGCATAACACCTTGTCAATAAAAGAACTCAGCGAGCAGATAGAGATAAGCCACCCTGCTGCCAGTCAATTGATCACCAATCTTAAACAGAAAAGCTTACTAACCACTACTACCAACGCAAAAGACGGCCGTAAGCAACAGGTAACCTTTACCGATAAGGGAAGGGAATTACTTACCCGGATAAAGCCTGTTTGGGAGGCTGTTGATACTTCCATGAACGAGATGATGAACAGCGAATTGGGTTGTAAGGAATTATTGCCGGCTATTACCGCACTTGAAAGTGCGCTGCAAACCTATCCGCTGGCTAATCGCATCAGTCGTAACATTAGTAAACAATCAAACCTTGCCCGCCATGAATAA
- the ftcD gene encoding glutamate formimidoyltransferase gives MSQQLIECVPNFSEGVNLDVIKQIANEVESVEGVRLLNVDPGKATNRTVVTFVGEPKRVIEAAFRAIKKAGELIDMSKQKGEHPRMGATDVCPLIPISNISMEETAEYARQLAKRVGEELQIPVYLYERAQPNKSRSNLSVIRAGEYEGFFKKIKLPEWAPDFGPAENDAKRGATVIGARDFLVAYNVNLNTTSTRRANAIAFDVREAGRTLREGDPATGKIVTDENGKAKTIPGSLKAVKAIGWYIEEYGVAQISMNLTNIEVTPVHKAFDEVCAKANERGIRVTGSELVGLIPLKAMLDAGKYFLRKQQRSVGVSEKELIKIAIKSMGLDELGPFIPEERIIEYLLKDKATSKLVSMSLTDFADETASESPAPGGGSISAYVGALGASLAGMVANLSSHKKGWDSRWEEFSTWAEKAQGYKDELLGLVDLDTLAFNRIMESFSLPKSTDEEKSTRDKAIQEATKYAIEIPFKVMQAALNSMEVIKAMVEIGNPNSVTDAGVAALCARTAVLGAFMNVKVNASGYKDKDFVVDIIYKGNEIERKVIALETEIIELVNGRIGL, from the coding sequence ATGAGCCAACAACTAATAGAATGCGTACCCAATTTTAGCGAAGGAGTAAACCTTGATGTCATTAAACAGATCGCCAATGAAGTGGAATCTGTAGAAGGTGTTCGCCTGCTGAATGTCGATCCCGGTAAGGCCACTAACCGCACTGTTGTAACATTTGTGGGAGAGCCCAAAAGGGTTATTGAAGCCGCTTTTCGCGCAATAAAAAAAGCCGGTGAACTAATTGATATGAGCAAGCAAAAAGGTGAGCATCCGCGGATGGGTGCAACAGATGTTTGTCCGCTGATACCGATCAGTAATATCAGTATGGAAGAAACCGCTGAATATGCGCGCCAGTTGGCTAAACGGGTTGGGGAAGAATTGCAGATCCCGGTTTATTTATACGAGCGGGCCCAGCCCAACAAAAGCCGCAGCAATTTGTCGGTGATCAGAGCAGGAGAGTATGAAGGGTTTTTTAAGAAGATTAAACTGCCGGAATGGGCGCCAGATTTTGGTCCGGCCGAAAATGATGCAAAGCGCGGTGCCACAGTTATTGGTGCACGTGATTTCCTGGTAGCTTATAATGTAAACCTCAATACTACATCAACCCGCAGGGCCAACGCTATTGCCTTTGATGTACGCGAAGCGGGCCGTACCCTGCGTGAGGGCGATCCGGCGACCGGAAAAATTGTTACCGATGAAAATGGCAAAGCTAAAACAATACCGGGTTCATTAAAGGCGGTAAAGGCTATTGGCTGGTATATTGAAGAATACGGCGTGGCACAAATATCCATGAACCTTACCAATATTGAAGTAACCCCGGTACATAAAGCGTTCGATGAAGTTTGCGCCAAAGCCAACGAGCGTGGCATCCGCGTAACCGGCAGTGAACTGGTAGGTTTGATCCCGCTTAAGGCTATGCTTGATGCGGGTAAATATTTTCTGCGTAAGCAGCAACGATCTGTAGGCGTAAGCGAAAAAGAACTTATCAAAATCGCCATCAAATCAATGGGACTGGATGAGCTTGGGCCATTTATTCCGGAGGAGCGTATTATTGAATATTTATTAAAAGATAAAGCCACCAGCAAACTGGTAAGCATGAGCCTCACCGATTTTGCCGATGAAACAGCCAGCGAAAGTCCTGCGCCGGGCGGGGGTTCAATCTCTGCTTATGTAGGTGCATTGGGCGCTTCATTGGCCGGTATGGTGGCTAATCTGAGTTCGCACAAAAAAGGTTGGGATAGCCGTTGGGAAGAATTTAGTACCTGGGCCGAAAAGGCACAGGGTTATAAAGATGAGCTGCTTGGTTTGGTTGATCTGGATACCCTGGCGTTTAATCGTATCATGGAATCTTTTAGCCTGCCAAAATCTACCGATGAGGAGAAATCCACAAGGGACAAGGCCATTCAGGAGGCCACTAAATACGCTATCGAAATCCCTTTCAAGGTGATGCAGGCCGCGTTAAACAGCATGGAAGTAATTAAAGCGATGGTTGAAATTGGCAACCCTAATTCTGTGACCGATGCTGGTGTAGCGGCACTCTGTGCCCGAACCGCTGTACTTGGTGCCTTTATGAATGTAAAGGTCAACGCTTCGGGATATAAGGACAAAGATTTTGTAGTAGATATTATTTACAAGGGCAATGAAATTGAACGCAAGGTTATTGCGTTGGAAACGGAAATCATTGAACTGGTGAACGGGAGAATAGGATTGTAA